In the Salvia miltiorrhiza cultivar Shanhuang (shh) chromosome 8, IMPLAD_Smil_shh, whole genome shotgun sequence genome, aattttgtattttcaattaccaattaattgattttcattgataatgtgtataaatatataaattcaccaTCAAAAGTaagtataaatgataatgagtatagggggagggctattcagaaaactccttttagactataaactataaactaattaaaatgtatgaattatatgtagaatacccatgaattcgctgtgtaaatgtatgaattatgaaaattaatttttttgctacctatgggattcgaactcaggaccatgaattattccaacaaggtgatgaattaaccgtagatcttgatgatccaatggctgaaaatggttcctattttatagtctaactttgatttttattttagccttccccatGAGTATAGTTatatatcatataatattctaagatgttcAAAACTATATTGTTTGGATATAgtttaatagtatatttttggactacatatttaatcatatttatgtggtcattttgtttgaatacaaattctaaaataaagtTCCTATACAACATCCAAAGAATTGATTTTGTGAATAGACAGGATTTGTTTTCATAATAAAAATGGTAAGTTTATTAAGTTTaagtttataatattaaataatgaTGTTGCATTATTTTAGTTGGTGTTTCGATTTTAATAAGAAAAACTTTATCAGAAAAATGGTTTCATCGGTGAGTCGTAAGTGCATATATGCCATGTAATTTGAATAAacataacaacaattatttttatatgcatcaaaaattttatttgtgtattttacagacaaatatttttttatcaatgggTTAGCAGAAAAAATCAAGGGTTGAACGTGtcattcattttcaaaaataaaatgtggAGTATATGATTTAAGTAAATTTGAATAGACATACTATgacaaaattaaactcttcaatttacttttattttatattttaaagagaaTCATGTATGATTCttcaattaatcattttttttttttgcttaataGATAAGTATTTGtcaatctaatattaaattaaattaagaaataataataataataataaatatgttaatataaataaatttaaaaatccatataaaaatatactgaaattttaataaatctaaatcgtatttgaaaatctattttaatatatatatatatatatatatatatatatatatttatatatataattcacttaaaaaattatgtttaacctaaagagttctaaaatgaataaatataagtttcatctttttaattgcattaaattgttataataaaaaaataaatagaaaatatgaaaaatgaatgaaGGAGAAAGAACtgtataattaaaagaaatagaaaagagaaaggagtgataaaatatgagagagaaaaaaaaattataaactttaattgataataacttattcgtttcaaatttatttttatgccaaattaaagatcgtttcgttatctttaatttacatccatgtttaatatttttttattaatcaaaattgacgatttttataaaagaatcaaaaaaaaaagtgaggagagagaaattttgatgGAAAAAAATAGCCATTATactacatttttatataatatatagattttataAAAACTAACAATTTACCCCGTGCGTATGCAAATACATGATTCACAAACAAAGTTGATATgtgcacttttcttttttgcagGGGAACATATTCCATTTTTACTGTGCACTAATATAAATCACGTCCGCAAAAAGAAAGGGAGTAGGAAGGAGTTTAAGTTGGAGTATGAGAATGAAGATTTTTCCATTATGGTACACACAAGAAGCCAAGTCAAGTACACAATTACACGGCTCATCACATGAAGTATTACCACCACTATTCGTACAACCGAATCCTTCTTCACATCAACACCAGACAAACTGTCCAAAATTGACAACTATTTGCCTATCAAAATTTTGCTAAACTactaagaagaaaaaaaaaatatcataataaaGCAGCACCATGTAGAAAGACTCATTATATTGGCTCTGGATATAATAACGTTCCAACTACTAACCTCACACCAACAGGCATCCCATTAATACCATTGTACATCTTCACTTCTTTCGATTCTTGGTTCTACTAACTTTAACAATCTTCCTACCTGACTTTTCGCCTCCTGTGCTGCCCAACGAGAAGCTGCCTCCAGCGTTGAATTCTAGACTGCCTGATGCCTGGAAGAGAGATGGGCTCTGTAGAGGGACTTGATTTTGCTGGCCGTTGAACACAAAGGGGTTGTTTTGTGATGGAGCCACCGATCCAAATGGGGAAGGGGAGACGGCTGGTTGACCAAATACAGGAGTAGGTGCAGATGAAGGCACTGGATCCTCGGCCATGCTGTCTTCTGCATTCATCTGATCGTTATTCCCAGGAGAGGCTGCAAAACCACCACCAATTGGCGAATTACCGAACACAGGCTGAGTATTAGGCAGAGATGGGGAAGCAGATGCAGTATTGAATGAGAAAACAGGGCCAGATGAGGCACCAGTGGATGAATTGAAAGCCATGGGTAGCGCAGCATTTGCAGAAGCAGAGAAAGAAAATCCCGCGGATGGGGATGGAGAACCAAATAATGGGGATTTCTGGCTTTGCCAACCACCAAAGACATTGGAAGGCGCACTGATGGAGCTAACTGAGTTGGATGTGGAGGAGGAAGCCGAAGAACTCCCATCAAAATTGAATATACCAGATGAGCCACTGCTGAAAGAGCTAGTTGTATTAATTGGTGCAGAAGAAGCTGAGGTACCAACAAAACCAAATACTGGTGTTGTGGAACCACCACTGGAACAGGCTGTAGCGGTTGAAGAAAATGAACTTGAACCAAAACCAAATGCGCTAGTAGCAGCACTAGCACTGGAGCTAACAGCAGCCGCAGTCGCACCAAATTTGAGTAAACTCGATGTTGGCCCACCAGCAGGGACAAGAGAGGTGGTCTCTGATGTGGAAGTTGAAGAACTAAAACCAGAACTGAAGCTCGGAGTGGGCATTGAACCAAGAGAAGAGGCAGTATTCATATCAAGTGCTGGAACTGATGCAGCCGGAACTGACTCGGCCAATGTGCCTTGTGAGATGGTACCAGCACCAAAAAGTGGAGATTTAGTGGCACTAGCAAAGATGGAAGTCTGAAGACTGTTTCCAGTTGAATTACTGAAAGAACCAAACTTGAAGATGCTATTGCCAGAgctggctgctgctgctgcaacaGTAGAATATGCGCTACTTGAGCTGACAGAACTTGGATTTATTTTGGGTCTCTGGTCTGCTCTTTCGGAGATgctagctgttggtgctgctgacaCCGTAGGTGGATCTACGGCGGAACCAAATTTGAAAACAGGTCCACCTGAACTTGAAGATTTCGCTGCCCCACCAAAAATGTTGCCACTAGAGGGAATTGCTGCGTTGGTGCTGCTGCCTGTGGGGAGAAAGTTAGTAGTGCTGGTCGAAGAGGTAAACAGAGGAGCACTACCCATGGATGTCCGATGCATATCACTAGAACAAGCTGCAGGAAATGAGACTGGAGAAGATCCTGAAACAAGTGGCCCATTTAATGCCGCAGAAGAACCATCATCACATTTTCCATTAGCATCTACCGCCTTTACAGGCTTCATATGAAATCCTGTCTCCGAATTGGGAGTTCTGACTTCAGAGACAACTGATGTCGAGATATCAGCCAAGCTGTACACGCAGTTAAAATATTGAGATGAAGAAAATCACAAAAACTTAACATTTGAcgtaaatcaaacaaaaaaattaacctGCTGGATCTTTCAGGTTCAGATTGAGCCATTATGGTAGATTCGGATGGCAATGAAGGAGAATTATTAGCAGCTTTAGAGCTGAAGCTGAACAAATGAGAACTATTCGCTTCCTTAGGTTTATCCAATGCAGGATCTGATGAAGGAAAAATTTGAGACGGTGAAGCAGCTCTTGTTCCTTCTGCTGATGCAGGGATGGCAATGACACTAGTCCCTTTTCCAAATGTAAATGCCCCGGATGTAAGGCCCATAGAGGACTTATCTTCAGACTGGAAAGTGGTGTTGGATTCTCTAGCAAGTTTGGTGTGCGAGTACTCAAAAGGTCCATTTGTCTCAGATAAAGATCTAGATGCAAGTCCATTGCACTCTACATCAGCAAGCTCCAAGGGATCCTAGAAAATGCCACCACAATGAGCACATTAGCAAGATCCCATGATTGATATATAAGAGAGAACTATAAAATTAGTTACTTGATTGTACCGAAAGATGTTTAGTGAAAAGAAAGACCAATTCTAACCATCAATAGAGCCTGAAGGTTACAaactttagaaaataaaatatactgcACCAGCTTTAATACTTGTTAATAATGCAATTGTTGACAAATACTTTATAATTTAAATGTGGACacgataaataaatatacatataatcCCTCCGATTCATAATATAAGTCCTATTTTTTGCACACATATTATTAAAAAGAATTTATACATAAATTAACCataattaatgataatttatcattatctatgaaaaacataaaaaagtgTTGCGAAAATCGCTCGAGGCGGCCGCCTGAGGAAGCGGCGCCATACGGCCCCAAGCCGTCCTGACTCCTGCCTCTCTGGGTTTTCGATGTATGGGCGCCTCGTTGCGCCGAGGCGGAGAGAGGTCATAGGAAGAGTCACATAGATctctttgtttgttttttatggAATTcagaataattatttaatacacACTAATAATTTTACTAGACTTTAAAAGCCCAACACTTTAAACCATAAAAAAACAGCTCAGCAGGCGCAAAACTGGGTCTGTTATTCAGAGAAGCATAATTTTCAACTTCTAAATTTTCCCATCTTCTCACACCCATGAACTTTTAACTTGTAAGACGATTTTTTTATACTGTTAAAACTTTTTATGAGATACTTTTTgcggatggtgggaccatttctataaaagaaaagtggtatactctttgcaaacgcccgatatagtaaaagtggtccacttttggcggacggagggagtattatgaataggagggagtaatatatgaTATATGCATCCACATAACCGAAACTAAACAATGCGTACCTCTTCTGCACTCATCCTAAAAGCTCTCTTCTTTTGAGGTTGGGGTGCTCCATTCTTCACAACAGAAGCACCAGCTCCAAGGCCAGGAGTAGAAGCTTTCAAAGACACTGCAGAATCATTGTTCAGTACCGGAGTCCATCTGCCAGAAGGAATAAAGGAACCATTGGGGTTATTCCTTTCTGCTTTCCCATGCTTTTGGGGAGAAGACTCGTGAACATCAGGCAGTGTGTCATTGGTCTGATTCCCAGACTTAAGATCATCATGTACATTCAATATCAACTTTGAAGAACCCACATCATCCATGCTCCCAAGAGCCCGTCCGGGGAACCTACTTAAGATCAACTTTGAAGGTGAGTTCTCCTGCATTGCTGGTAACTTTGACTCTGGCGATTTTTCCTTTGGGCTGATCTTTTCAAGTTGCTGCAATATTTTTGCAGCAACTTCTTTAGACTTGGAAGGAACATGAGCATAACTGGTACTTGGGACACTCTCAGTCTCATTTTCTCCACTATTTTTCAAGACCTTATTTCTTTCTTCCCCATTCATTTGAGGCTTCTGCTTTGCATGAGAGCCAACTCCCACTCCATGAGTAGTGTGATGAAATTTAGATGCCAATAAATTGGGTTTCTGTCTGATTCTGCGCATAGGACCAACAGAGCCAATTTCATCATCCAAGGCTGAACTTCTACGCTTTAAGGTCTGGCAAGCATAATAGGTAGCATGAGAACAGGTAAAGATATAAtacaaaaatagtaaaaatccAATCTTCAAATTAGAAAGAAGTCGCTGTCCACACTTACTCCCAGCCGAGAGTCAAAATTTCCATCATTCTCCAGTAGAGAAAGAGATGCAGATGATGTTGAAGGCCCAGCAAAACCACTACTGTTGATTACACTTCCCTGAAATGAGTTGAACAAGATGAAAGAACAAGCCTTAGAAGCCTTAGAGAGTAAATAGattattttacccaaaaaaaaaaatgaaaaatagtgTAGGTGAaccttcagtgtggaagttggATGAACTCTGGAATATGGGGTGCGAGCCATGGTGTAGTTAGCTGACCTGCCTCGAGATCGTGGGGTTATAAAACCATTTTCTGAAGCACTCATGCTGACAGAACTTCTCTTAGCAAGTGACATAATAGGCGACTTAGAGGAATTCACTGTATCAGCAAGCAACCCTGTGCCCTCCTTACCAAGTTGGTTGCGCAGTCCCAACAAGGATGGAGAAACTTGTGAAGGCCTACTTCCCATGTAAGCCTTAGCAAGTTCAGCAGGAGAAGCAATATCATTCTCAAGCACCTGGAGATTTTAATAAGTAATATTTAATTCAGCTCTTGAAAATTGGGAGGACCACAATAAATGTGTGCATGACTATGTGTAACACAGTTTATCTTACTTTTGAATTGTGAATAGGAGTAAGCATTAAGGCAGAAGATCTGATCCCATCATTTATGTTTCCTTCCGATATGCCGCTTGCAAATTCTTTTTGCCTGCCAGAATCCAAAGCAGACACTACATTGATTCGGCTTGCATCCCCAGGAGACACTTCTGCAGCTCGTGATTGCAAAAGTTCTGCCAGATGGGCAATCTCAGCCCTGCATAAACCAACTTAAAAGTCACTGAGAAAGTAATTAAGGTAATGAAAAATCGAGCATTTACTACATCCAATATTTGATGAAACTCACCTTCTTGTATTAATCAGTCATAGGAATATATAGCAACCACAGAAAAATAGAATAACAAATCAAACGACACGAAAGTTACTACTTAGATGTTAAATAGGGATATTACTGTTCCGtataatgaaaaaagaaaaaccatCAAATAGGTCAATTGCAGTACTTGATATCAGCTGTCAAAATTACTTTCAGTGATGTCCAAGTCTGGGTTTAAAAAAACCCAAGGCGCACGAGGCGCAAACATGCCCCAGAGCCTAGGCGCAAGGCTTTAAGCTCAGGCGCGGGCTTTTCGTAGGCGAGGCGcacctaaaatataaaaattctaacatatttatctataatatattttctacttaaaatacatacttaaaacacaaatacataaaaaatacaaatacttAATTTGGAACAATAAATAACaccatataaaaataaaaaatatatatatacattatggGTTTATACCTCCATATATTACTTACGAGGCAAATACTTTGTGTATTTGTGAAAAAGTTGCAGTTCGGCCCCTTTTTATTAAAAGTTGTGGCTGAATgggtaataaattaataatatatgtgGCTAAATgggtaataaataaattacctccatatagtactccctccgtcccgctccaaatgtccccttacttttgggcacggagattaagaaatgggtataaagtagataaagtgggttggtggaaattgtttaaatattaagtatagagagagagtgtattgccaaaaaaggtatgggacatttggagtgggacaccccattatggaaagtgggacatttgaagtgggacggagggagtattacttaaTGGCAAAGTAAAAGTTGCGGCTGAGCCCCTTCTAATAAAAAGTTGCGGCTTAACACAGCCTTTTAATTAGACTGCGCCGCCTGAAAAAGCAATTCAAATCCTCAAAAAATACGGAAGGCACACGCCTGGAGGATTTGCGCCTAGGCGCGCCTCACTGCGCTTATATGTGCTTCCATGCACCTCTTGTAGGTGCGTGCGCTTCGCACTACAAAACGCCCCAACCCTGCGCCCAGCCTAAAGCCCGCGCCTATGCACGCTTTTTAAAACCAAGGTCCAAGGAACACAATGGTGTCTGGTGTCACaaaatgaatagtaaaataagatacatacacacacacaagaaAAAAACATCAAATTGGTCAATTACAGTACTTGATATTGACTGTCAAAATTACTTTCGGTGATGTCCAAGGAACACAATGATGCCGCAAGATGAACAGTAAAATAAGATATAAGTTTCCCAAATAAAGTACACATTGGAAAGACCAAATGCCTGAGAGAAGAGAAAATGCCATGATTACTGATGTATAGAAACAGGCATGCATGAGCATATTCTGAAAGAGCAGCTTGGCAGATGATACTTTTAAAAATTGTCACTGAACTACCCTAGAACTGAAAGCTCCTgtatcaaaatatttaaatcgtGGAAGCAGAAACGGAGGCTGTTCCTCCCAAGAACTTTACCTAGTGAAGGTCTTTTGCTTCAACAAATGCTCAAGCTCAGTGACGCCATTGCTGCTAGAACTATTTATTGGCTGACTGCACTGACCACTTTTGGGCTCTTGTTCACCTCTCTGACTCTTCAACAAATGAAGTGAAAGTATCAATCAATTGTTGCAGATTTTCAAAGACTAGCCTTATACAGAATATACTAAACTCATAATGGAAAATACAGTTGAATTTGACAAAGCACCAGCCATTAGTATTATGTAAACATTTCGCATAAGAGGCACAAGACTGGATACGATGTCAAAAAGATTAAACTTAAACCTATCAACAAAATTGTAGTACTTATTTACCAGAAGTTGAATAGAAAGGTTTGTAACTTTGTGGAACTTCATCAGCCTAGAATACTAAAAGAACTGCATTCATTAACCTCACTATAAACAACACTGAGAGGCCATTTTCCTTAGAAAGTCAACTCTTATATTTGAGATCTGCAGATACAAGTCTTTTGATCTACTACATAAAGAAATATATCATCTTGCTCCTATAAATTTAACCTGCAGAtcactcaaaataattgaaaaaatgcAACCAGCCTTatgttaacacctataaataactaaacatttatgcaatgaatttttttttaaatgatttcATACATCCAATGTGACTGATGCCAAATTTCCCAATATATTTTATGCAGAGCTGAGtaatattgtatatattcaacaAACATTTACATGTGAAGCGTAGCACTTCAAAAACACAAATTTAACTGTTTCCATATGTTAAGAGAAATTTAATCCGGTCAGCATAAATGTACTTTAGAATTACAGAATACCTCACTAAGAcaccaactaaaaaaaataaaacgcAACATCAAACCCGCCCCTAAAAGTACAAATTGAAAACTGACACATTATAAGTGCTAATCCACAAAAGATACAAACTATTTTAAACTCAGAGAAATTCATCAATTTTCCTGAAGTCGCACCATTACTGCTCTCCAAATATATTCATTAACAGTTACAGGTTGAAACTTTTCTGTGCATAACACGGAGATTAAACCACATGATGAAATGAACAACATGTTTATCGATAGttatcaactcaaaggagcaaCTTAAAACATATATTCGCACAAGATAAAACTGAGAATGAAATTCAAGCAAAAAAAACTTACATTAAAACCTGTCCCTTGATCCCCGCCACTCTCTTGAACATTTGACTCTGCTAAACCATCAGACCAAAATGTCAAGAAAGAATTCAAAGAAGTGGTCAAGTACATCAGAAAACACATAAACTGTGAAATGTCATAGCTCAAATGGTCCAGTGCTCATGCTAATAAATGCTATTGCAACAAGAATATATGATAGCTAGCACATAAccgtaaatataaaaatttgacACTACAACCCAGTAACAACTGCAATAAAGTCCATCTGTAAACGCCAAAGAAGCATAAAGACACACAATCTCGTGATAATGCTACTCTATATACAGCTTTACACCTGGTGTTAAGGTACGTACAAACAACAAGGAAAGGACTGAAAGAACAATTACAAGTTGGAGGATGGTCAAAGAAGATATCTTCAGTTCTACAGTAATTAAATCAtcaagcaaacaaaataaaCCGTCTTATAAACACACAAAACAATCCAGCAAATAAACTAGTTTACAGCATTAGATACAAAAGTAAATACACAATTCAATTCCAAATTTGGAAATTTAGTCCGAATTCGATGTCCAACAAATACGAACAACCGACATGAGTAAATTGAAAGAACGTGAAAGAAGCTGCACAAATGCGACAAACTTGACCAATGAAACCGAAAAAGAAAGCCACTTACACATTCTGAGAAACTAGAATAAGCATATAACCTGGTGGCTGAGGAGGGGGCGGAGGAGGGAGGCGCCTACGAAAGACAGAACCGAAGAAG is a window encoding:
- the LOC130997413 gene encoding nuclear pore complex protein NUP1 isoform X6, with translation MSTAEEGEAAANATTSSYGGGGAGGKFRKKPFRQQATPYDRPPTALRGNNTNSDDSSSWWTKLLEPASKAISYGADRFFGSVFRRRLPPPPPPQPPESNVQESGGDQGTGFNSQRGEQEPKSGQCSQPINSSSSNGVTELEHLLKQKTFTRAEIAHLAELLQSRAAEVSPGDASRINVVSALDSGRQKEFASGISEGNINDGIRSSALMLTPIHNSKVLENDIASPAELAKAYMGSRPSQVSPSLLGLRNQLGKEGTGLLADTVNSSKSPIMSLAKRSSVSMSASENGFITPRSRGRSANYTMARTPYSRVHPTSTLKGSVINSSGFAGPSTSSASLSLLENDGNFDSRLGTLKRRSSALDDEIGSVGPMRRIRQKPNLLASKFHHTTHGVGVGSHAKQKPQMNGEERNKVLKNSGENETESVPSTSYAHVPSKSKEVAAKILQQLEKISPKEKSPESKLPAMQENSPSKLILSRFPGRALGSMDDVGSSKLILNVHDDLKSGNQTNDTLPDVHESSPQKHGKAERNNPNGSFIPSGRWTPVLNNDSAVSLKASTPGLGAGASVVKNGAPQPQKKRAFRMSAEEDPLELADVECNGLASRSLSETNGPFEYSHTKLARESNTTFQSEDKSSMGLTSGAFTFGKGTSVIAIPASAEGTRAASPSQIFPSSDPALDKPKEANSSHLFSFSSKAANNSPSLPSESTIMAQSEPERSSSLADISTSVVSEVRTPNSETGFHMKPVKAVDANGKCDDGSSAALNGPLVSGSSPVSFPAACSSDMHRTSMGSAPLFTSSTSTTNFLPTGSSTNAAIPSSGNIFGGAAKSSSSGGPVFKFGSAVDPPTVSAAPTASISERADQRPKINPSSVSSSSAYSTVAAAAASSGNSIFKFGSFSNSTGNSLQTSIFASATKSPLFGAGTISQGTLAESVPAASVPALDMNTASSLGSMPTPSFSSGFSSSTSTSETTSLVPAGGPTSSLLKFGATAAAVSSSASAATSAFGFGSSSFSSTATACSSGGSTTPVFGFVGTSASSAPINTTSSFSSGSSGIFNFDGSSSASSSTSNSVSSISAPSNVFGGWQSQKSPLFGSPSPSAGFSFSASANAALPMAFNSSTASPGNNDQMNAEDSMAEDPVPSSAPTPVFGQPAVSPSPFGSVAPSQNNPFVFNGQQNQVPLQSPSLFQASGSLEFNAGGSFSLGSTGGEKSGRKIVKVSRTKNRKK
- the LOC130997413 gene encoding nuclear pore complex protein NUP1 isoform X1, coding for MSTAEEGEAAANATTSSYGGGGAGGKFRKKPFRQQATPYDRPPTALRGNNTNSDDSSSWWTKLLEPASKAISYGADRFFGSVFRRRLPPPPPPQPPAESNVQESGGDQGTGFNSQRGEQEPKSGQCSQPINSSSSNGVTELEHLLKQKTFTRAEIAHLAELLQSRAAEVSPGDASRINVVSALDSGRQKEFASGISEGNINDGIRSSALMLTPIHNSKVLENDIASPAELAKAYMGSRPSQVSPSLLGLRNQLGKEGTGLLADTVNSSKSPIMSLAKRSSVSMSASENGFITPRSRGRSANYTMARTPYSRVHPTSTLKGSVINSSGFAGPSTSSASLSLLENDGNFDSRLGTLKRRSSALDDEIGSVGPMRRIRQKPNLLASKFHHTTHGVGVGSHAKQKPQMNGEERNKVLKNSGENETESVPSTSYAHVPSKSKEVAAKILQQLEKISPKEKSPESKLPAMQENSPSKLILSRFPGRALGSMDDVGSSKLILNVHDDLKSGNQTNDTLPDVHESSPQKHGKAERNNPNGSFIPSGRWTPVLNNDSAVSLKASTPGLGAGASVVKNGAPQPQKKRAFRMSAEEDPLELADVECNGLASRSLSETNGPFEYSHTKLARESNTTFQSEDKSSMGLTSGAFTFGKGTSVIAIPASAEGTRAASPSQIFPSSDPALDKPKEANSSHLFSFSSKAANNSPSLPSESTIMAQSEPERSSSLADISTSVVSEVRTPNSETGFHMKPVKAVDANGKCDDGSSAALNGPLVSGSSPVSFPAACSSDMHRTSMGSAPLFTSSTSTTNFLPTGSSTNAAIPSSGNIFGGAAKSSSSGGPVFKFGSAVDPPTVSAAPTASISERADQRPKINPSSVSSSSAYSTVAAAAASSGNSIFKFGSFSNSTGNSLQTSIFASATKSPLFGAGTISQGTLAESVPAASVPALDMNTASSLGSMPTPSFSSGFSSSTSTSETTSLVPAGGPTSSLLKFGATAAAVSSSASAATSAFGFGSSSFSSTATACSSGGSTTPVFGFVGTSASSAPINTTSSFSSGSSGIFNFDGSSSASSSTSNSVSSISAPSNVFGGWQSQKSPLFGSPSPSAGFSFSASANAALPMAFNSSTGASSGPVFSFNTASASPSLPNTQPVFGNSPIGGGFAASPGNNDQMNAEDSMAEDPVPSSAPTPVFGQPAVSPSPFGSVAPSQNNPFVFNGQQNQVPLQSPSLFQASGSLEFNAGGSFSLGSTGGEKSGRKIVKVSRTKNRKK
- the LOC130997413 gene encoding nuclear pore complex protein NUP1 isoform X5, with protein sequence MSTAEEGEAAANATTSSYGGGGAGGKFRKKPFRQQATPYDRPPTALRGNNTNSDDSSSWWTKLLEPASKAISYGADRFFGSVFRRRLPPPPPPQPPAESNVQESGGDQGTGFNSQRGEQEPKSGQCSQPINSSSSNGVTELEHLLKQKTFTRAEIAHLAELLQSRAAEVSPGDASRINVVSALDSGRQKEFASGISEGNINDGIRSSALMLTPIHNSKVLENDIASPAELAKAYMGSRPSQVSPSLLGLRNQLGKEGTGLLADTVNSSKSPIMSLAKRSSVSMSASENGFITPRSRGRSANYTMARTPYSRVHPTSTLKGSVINSSGFAGPSTSSASLSLLENDGNFDSRLGTLKRRSSALDDEIGSVGPMRRIRQKPNLLASKFHHTTHGVGVGSHAKQKPQMNGEERNKVLKNSGENETESVPSTSYAHVPSKSKEVAAKILQQLEKISPKEKSPESKLPAMQENSPSKLILSRFPGRALGSMDDVGSSKLILNVHDDLKSGNQTNDTLPDVHESSPQKHGKAERNNPNGSFIPSGRWTPVLNNDSAVSLKASTPGLGAGASVVKNGAPQPQKKRAFRMSAEEDPLELADVECNGLASRSLSETNGPFEYSHTKLARESNTTFQSEDKSSMGLTSGAFTFGKGTSVIAIPASAEGTRAASPSQIFPSSDPALDKPKEANSSHLFSFSSKAANNSPSLPSESTIMAQSEPERSSSLADISTSVVSEVRTPNSETGFHMKPVKAVDANGKCDDGSSAALNGPLVSGSSPVSFPAACSSDMHRTSMGSAPLFTSSTSTTNFLPTGSSTNAAIPSSGNIFGGAAKSSSSGGPVFKFGSAVDPPTVSAAPTASISERADQRPKINPSSVSSSSAYSTVAAAAASSGNSIFKFGSFSNSTGNSLQTSIFASATKSPLFGAGTISQGTLAESVPAASVPALDMNTASSLGSMPTPSFSSGFSSSTSTSETTSLVPAGGPTSSLLKFGATAAAVSSSASAATSAFGFGSSSFSSTATACSSGGSTTPVFGFVGTSASSAPINTTSSFSSGSSGIFNFDGSSSASSSTSNSVSSISAPSNVFGGWQSQKSPLFGSPSPSAGFSFSASANAALPMAFNSSTASPGNNDQMNAEDSMAEDPVPSSAPTPVFGQPAVSPSPFGSVAPSQNNPFVFNGQQNQVPLQSPSLFQASGSLEFNAGGSFSLGSTGGEKSGRKIVKVSRTKNRKK
- the LOC130997413 gene encoding nuclear pore complex protein NUP1 isoform X2, which codes for MSTAEEGEAAANATTSSYGGGGAGGKFRKKPFRQQATPYDRPPTALRGNNTNSDDSSSWWTKLLEPASKAISYGADRFFGSVFRRRLPPPPPPQPPESNVQESGGDQGTGFNSQRGEQEPKSGQCSQPINSSSSNGVTELEHLLKQKTFTRAEIAHLAELLQSRAAEVSPGDASRINVVSALDSGRQKEFASGISEGNINDGIRSSALMLTPIHNSKVLENDIASPAELAKAYMGSRPSQVSPSLLGLRNQLGKEGTGLLADTVNSSKSPIMSLAKRSSVSMSASENGFITPRSRGRSANYTMARTPYSRVHPTSTLKGSVINSSGFAGPSTSSASLSLLENDGNFDSRLGTLKRRSSALDDEIGSVGPMRRIRQKPNLLASKFHHTTHGVGVGSHAKQKPQMNGEERNKVLKNSGENETESVPSTSYAHVPSKSKEVAAKILQQLEKISPKEKSPESKLPAMQENSPSKLILSRFPGRALGSMDDVGSSKLILNVHDDLKSGNQTNDTLPDVHESSPQKHGKAERNNPNGSFIPSGRWTPVLNNDSAVSLKASTPGLGAGASVVKNGAPQPQKKRAFRMSAEEDPLELADVECNGLASRSLSETNGPFEYSHTKLARESNTTFQSEDKSSMGLTSGAFTFGKGTSVIAIPASAEGTRAASPSQIFPSSDPALDKPKEANSSHLFSFSSKAANNSPSLPSESTIMAQSEPERSSSLADISTSVVSEVRTPNSETGFHMKPVKAVDANGKCDDGSSAALNGPLVSGSSPVSFPAACSSDMHRTSMGSAPLFTSSTSTTNFLPTGSSTNAAIPSSGNIFGGAAKSSSSGGPVFKFGSAVDPPTVSAAPTASISERADQRPKINPSSVSSSSAYSTVAAAAASSGNSIFKFGSFSNSTGNSLQTSIFASATKSPLFGAGTISQGTLAESVPAASVPALDMNTASSLGSMPTPSFSSGFSSSTSTSETTSLVPAGGPTSSLLKFGATAAAVSSSASAATSAFGFGSSSFSSTATACSSGGSTTPVFGFVGTSASSAPINTTSSFSSGSSGIFNFDGSSSASSSTSNSVSSISAPSNVFGGWQSQKSPLFGSPSPSAGFSFSASANAALPMAFNSSTGASSGPVFSFNTASASPSLPNTQPVFGNSPIGGGFAASPGNNDQMNAEDSMAEDPVPSSAPTPVFGQPAVSPSPFGSVAPSQNNPFVFNGQQNQVPLQSPSLFQASGSLEFNAGGSFSLGSTGGEKSGRKIVKVSRTKNRKK